One window of Phycisphaeraceae bacterium genomic DNA carries:
- a CDS encoding flagellar hook basal-body protein, which produces MNYGLQISASGALTSMYQQDVLANNLANIETPGFARVLPMTRQRAAARVEDGLGLVPSNELLESLGAGVTMAHNEMAFGTGGMEVTNRPLDTAIRGNGFFTIDAGNETPSLSRDGRFLNANGTLVHATSGYPVLDGSGSTIRLPINAHVRIGEAGIVMADDQPIAQLGLVDIADPSQLVPEGKGLYGASAAVMETAQPASGTIVSGSVERSAVDEIQAMMAVTSAARSMSTHMNMIRNHDRLLDRAINQLGRVS; this is translated from the coding sequence ATGAACTATGGCTTGCAGATATCAGCATCGGGCGCGCTCACCAGCATGTACCAGCAGGACGTACTGGCGAACAACCTCGCCAATATCGAGACACCCGGGTTTGCACGTGTGCTCCCAATGACGCGCCAGCGTGCCGCGGCGCGCGTTGAGGACGGGCTTGGGTTGGTTCCCTCAAACGAACTTCTTGAATCGCTTGGTGCTGGCGTCACCATGGCGCACAATGAGATGGCGTTCGGCACCGGCGGTATGGAGGTCACAAATCGCCCTCTCGACACCGCGATCCGTGGAAACGGATTCTTCACCATTGATGCGGGCAATGAAACGCCATCGCTGTCGCGCGACGGTCGATTCCTGAATGCAAACGGCACGCTTGTCCATGCGACCAGCGGGTATCCGGTACTTGATGGATCCGGAAGCACCATTCGCCTCCCAATCAACGCGCATGTTCGTATCGGCGAAGCGGGGATCGTAATGGCTGACGATCAGCCGATTGCGCAGCTCGGCCTTGTCGACATCGCTGATCCGTCACAACTCGTTCCAGAAGGCAAGGGGTTGTACGGCGCGAGCGCTGCTGTGATGGAAACAGCGCAGCCCGCGTCTGGCACCATTGTTTCAGGATCCGTCGAGCGTTCCGCTGTCGACGAGATCCAGGCGATGATGGCCGTCACGAGTGCTGCACGGTCCATGAGCACACACATGAACATGATCAGAAACCATGATCGTCTGCTTGATCGCGCAATCAACCAGCTTGGACGAGTCTCGTAA
- a CDS encoding sigma-70 family RNA polymerase sigma factor: MTSTQNTVMKKLSPLEQIRRRHQVAVVEAPESGKEKRASRPRRAFSPEENRLLSQIMAKPQDFIDSEAFRENGAESFIYAQGDDIQMPDTTWYHPVMDDLSSTRTRTVKSSQQVILTGAQEKVLFHKFNYARFRIREVQIKIEESASRKPTRTQAEEMLRWYHVAERVREQIAETNLALVLAMAKRTRMSEVDFADLVSEGNMALLRAVDKFDAGRGYKFSTYACRAILKAFSRQGMKLSKYRQRFPTDFDPKLEKSNYLEVKRADFERDTADEVKRIVLENRADLTSVERTVIEHRFGLETQENEKPMTLEQVGQIIGVTKERVRQIQNKAMEKIRAELEANFLGTKEVDDQPQDLAGVAQMN; encoded by the coding sequence ATGACCAGCACACAAAACACAGTAATGAAGAAACTCAGCCCGCTTGAGCAGATCCGTCGCCGACATCAGGTCGCGGTCGTGGAAGCTCCCGAATCAGGCAAGGAAAAACGCGCAAGTCGACCAAGGCGCGCATTCAGCCCCGAGGAAAACCGCCTGCTGTCACAGATTATGGCAAAGCCGCAGGACTTTATCGATTCCGAGGCGTTCCGTGAAAACGGTGCAGAATCGTTCATTTACGCACAGGGCGATGACATCCAAATGCCGGATACAACGTGGTATCACCCCGTCATGGATGATCTGTCGTCGACACGAACACGAACCGTCAAGTCATCGCAGCAAGTGATTCTGACTGGCGCACAGGAAAAAGTGCTCTTTCACAAGTTCAACTACGCGAGATTCCGGATCCGTGAAGTGCAGATCAAGATCGAGGAGAGCGCCAGCCGCAAGCCCACACGCACCCAGGCCGAGGAAATGCTCCGTTGGTACCACGTCGCCGAGCGCGTGCGTGAGCAGATTGCAGAGACGAACCTCGCGCTTGTTCTTGCCATGGCCAAGCGCACGCGCATGAGCGAGGTCGACTTTGCAGATCTTGTCTCGGAAGGCAACATGGCGCTGCTCCGCGCGGTTGACAAGTTCGACGCGGGCCGTGGGTATAAGTTCTCGACATACGCGTGTCGAGCGATCCTCAAGGCCTTCTCGCGTCAGGGCATGAAGCTGTCCAAATATCGCCAGCGGTTCCCAACCGACTTCGATCCAAAGCTCGAGAAGTCGAACTATCTCGAAGTGAAGCGCGCAGACTTTGAGCGCGACACTGCTGACGAGGTCAAGCGCATCGTTCTTGAAAACCGTGCCGATCTGACCAGTGTCGAACGCACCGTCATTGAGCATCGTTTCGGTCTTGAGACACAGGAAAACGAGAAGCCGATGACGCTCGAGCAGGTCGGCCAGATTATCGGTGTCACAAAGGAACGCGTTCGTCAGATTCAGAACAAGGCGATGGAAAAGATCCGCGCTGAGCTGGAAGCAAACTTCCTCGGCACGAAGGAGGTCGATGATCAGCCACAGGATCTCGCCGGTGTTGCCCAGATGAACTAA
- the lepA gene encoding elongation factor 4, which yields MTDANQSSPPVSDALASKLAHIRNFSIIAHIDHGKSTLADRLLQATKAVSDREAKAQLLDSMDLERERGITIKASAVTVRHAHPGKDDPAQLEEYMLNFIDTPGHVDFNYEVSRALKACEGAILVVDASQGVEAQTVVNAYLAIEQDLEIIPVLNKIDLPGARPEEIAMEVEHVLGFAAEDCILVSAKTGQGIPELLSAICDKLPAPRAPKVKEARALIFDAVYDDYRGVIVYIRVFDGHLRVGDKIRMMGLGRDFQITELGKYRPKPEKVKELGPGETGYLIASIKTLGDVRVGDTITHVHNPAEVALTGYEPPNQMVFCDFYPATSEKKGNDFDELRDAMERLSLNDASFTFQPVHSEALGFGFRCGFLGLLHMDIVQERLEREGGVEIVQTAPTVSYRVDIRGKGGEITEQEVNSPADLPDMGQVMEIREPICRVEIMTPVEFVGDVMKLALDRRAIYKTQTHVSDTRVMIQFEIPLAELIYDFFDKLKGITKGYGTMDYELTGFRADNLAKIDILINGEPVEALAAIMHRDKAEQRGRVLLTKLRQQIPRHQFEIPLQCAIGGKIIARETIKAYRKDVTAKCYGGDFTRKRKLLEAQKRGKARMKNIGSVTIPQEAFMAVLETGE from the coding sequence ATGACCGACGCGAATCAATCATCTCCCCCAGTTTCGGATGCCCTTGCCAGCAAGCTCGCGCACATCCGTAACTTCTCCATTATTGCGCACATCGACCACGGCAAGTCCACTCTCGCCGATCGGCTGCTCCAGGCGACAAAGGCGGTCTCCGATCGCGAGGCCAAAGCCCAGCTTCTCGACTCCATGGACCTCGAGCGCGAGCGCGGGATCACCATCAAAGCGTCCGCTGTCACCGTCCGCCACGCCCACCCGGGCAAGGACGATCCGGCGCAGCTTGAAGAGTACATGCTCAACTTCATCGACACGCCGGGCCACGTCGATTTCAACTACGAGGTCTCGCGCGCGCTCAAAGCGTGTGAGGGCGCGATCCTCGTCGTCGACGCGTCGCAGGGTGTCGAGGCGCAGACCGTTGTGAACGCGTATCTCGCGATCGAGCAGGATCTTGAGATCATCCCCGTGCTCAACAAGATCGATCTGCCCGGCGCGAGACCGGAAGAGATCGCGATGGAGGTCGAGCACGTGCTCGGATTTGCTGCCGAGGATTGCATCCTCGTTTCCGCAAAGACCGGGCAAGGAATTCCGGAGTTGCTCTCTGCGATCTGTGACAAGCTCCCCGCGCCGCGCGCACCGAAAGTGAAAGAAGCGCGCGCGCTCATCTTCGACGCGGTCTACGACGACTATCGCGGCGTCATCGTCTATATCCGCGTGTTCGACGGACATCTGCGCGTGGGCGACAAGATCCGCATGATGGGGCTCGGGCGTGATTTCCAGATTACAGAGCTCGGCAAGTACAGACCCAAACCCGAGAAAGTGAAGGAACTCGGCCCGGGCGAGACGGGGTATCTCATCGCATCGATCAAAACGCTCGGTGACGTTCGCGTCGGCGACACCATCACACATGTCCATAACCCAGCCGAGGTTGCGCTCACAGGCTACGAGCCACCGAACCAGATGGTCTTCTGCGATTTTTACCCCGCAACGTCAGAGAAGAAGGGCAACGACTTCGACGAACTCCGCGACGCGATGGAAAGACTCTCACTCAACGATGCATCGTTCACGTTCCAGCCCGTGCACTCGGAAGCGCTCGGATTCGGATTCCGCTGCGGGTTCCTGGGACTGCTGCACATGGACATTGTGCAGGAGCGCCTCGAGCGCGAGGGTGGCGTCGAGATCGTCCAGACAGCGCCCACCGTGTCGTACCGCGTCGATATCCGTGGCAAGGGCGGCGAGATCACCGAGCAGGAGGTCAACTCACCCGCCGACCTTCCCGACATGGGACAGGTTATGGAGATCCGCGAGCCTATCTGCCGCGTCGAGATTATGACACCCGTCGAGTTTGTCGGCGACGTGATGAAGCTCGCGCTTGATCGGCGCGCGATCTACAAAACGCAGACGCACGTCTCTGATACGCGCGTGATGATCCAGTTCGAGATTCCGCTCGCCGAACTCATCTACGACTTCTTCGACAAGCTCAAGGGCATCACGAAGGGCTACGGCACGATGGACTACGAACTCACCGGGTTCCGCGCAGACAACCTCGCGAAGATCGACATCCTTATCAACGGCGAACCGGTCGAAGCGCTCGCTGCCATCATGCACCGCGACAAGGCGGAGCAGCGCGGACGCGTGCTCCTGACAAAGCTCCGCCAGCAGATCCCACGGCACCAGTTCGAGATCCCATTGCAATGCGCGATCGGCGGCAAGATCATCGCGCGCGAGACCATCAAGGCCTACCGCAAGGACGTTACAGCAAAGTGCTACGGCGGCGACTTCACTCGAAAGCGCAAGCTCCTCGAAGCCCAGAAGCGAGGCAAGGCGCGCATGAAGAACATCGGCTCCGTTACCATCCCGCAGGAAGCGTTCATGGCTGTCCTGGAGACGGGGGAGTAG
- a CDS encoding SDR family oxidoreductase: MPTTHQPVAIVTGASSGIGRAVTEQLSTLGWRLVVCARDAAKLNSIATTPNVRIVAGDVGKPEISATLVNSAIDAFGSLDAIVCNAGTAPLMPIAETTDEVFAQCFDINVMGTARLIRECWPIFVQQHHGRIVCTSSMASVDPFPGFFAYAASKAAVNSLVRSCMNEGREHGIEAYSVAPGAVDTPMLRSLFDETMLPPSHCLTADAVANVIVGCVTGQRAHDAGTPILLSAN; the protein is encoded by the coding sequence ATGCCAACCACACACCAACCTGTTGCGATTGTCACCGGTGCGAGTTCAGGGATCGGACGGGCCGTGACTGAACAGCTCTCCACGCTCGGCTGGCGACTGGTCGTCTGCGCTCGCGATGCGGCAAAGCTCAACTCGATTGCAACAACACCCAATGTTCGTATCGTCGCTGGCGATGTCGGCAAGCCCGAGATATCTGCAACGCTTGTCAACTCTGCGATCGATGCCTTCGGCTCGCTCGATGCAATTGTCTGCAATGCTGGCACAGCCCCTCTAATGCCGATCGCCGAAACCACCGACGAGGTCTTCGCACAGTGCTTTGACATCAACGTCATGGGGACAGCACGGCTGATCCGCGAGTGCTGGCCGATCTTTGTCCAGCAGCATCACGGTCGAATCGTGTGTACGTCATCAATGGCATCTGTTGATCCGTTCCCGGGGTTCTTCGCATATGCGGCGAGCAAGGCAGCGGTGAACTCGCTCGTGCGATCGTGCATGAACGAGGGACGCGAACATGGCATCGAGGCGTATTCTGTGGCGCCGGGCGCTGTGGATACACCGATGCTTCGATCTCTCTTTGACGAGACAATGCTACCACCATCACATTGCCTGACAGCAGATGCCGTTGCAAACGTCATTGTGGGCTGTGTGACGGGTCAGCGCGCTCATGACGCTGGAACACCCATTCTGCTCTCAGCCAACTGA
- a CDS encoding universal stress protein, with product MANAQVRPIRSILTATGLTSESSGGLLLAAQLSRKLKAPLHAAHVVTTISKAHERAFPGIAKKQEAVAAEELERFATSHNFDGPRSSLHVLTGDLMKALTELRYDLKSDLLVIGKFGKGGPKPGGIGSIATRIVRKFPVSVLVVPPDFRDKLDTIGVATNLSEDGDWGVVRAAMLAKSLGIKEITLFHTFTVPAGYDHFCPWDQAVEKMRAVAVEDLEDMKKRLKDKLPPDVAINAVIVEGAATDKIPALAEEHKIDILVISTHARASAVLSLLGHTSEQLIRSSNCCIWCERNPSLFQGWFDGIKHLFD from the coding sequence ATGGCCAACGCTCAGGTTCGACCCATCCGCAGCATTCTGACCGCAACAGGCCTGACATCCGAATCGTCGGGCGGTCTTCTCTTGGCTGCGCAGCTCTCACGCAAACTCAAGGCGCCGTTGCACGCCGCGCACGTTGTCACCACCATCTCCAAGGCGCACGAGCGCGCGTTTCCAGGAATTGCGAAAAAGCAGGAAGCGGTTGCGGCTGAAGAACTGGAACGATTCGCGACCAGCCACAACTTTGATGGGCCTCGCAGCAGCCTGCATGTGCTGACAGGCGATCTGATGAAAGCCCTGACAGAGCTTCGATACGACCTGAAGTCTGATCTGCTGGTCATTGGCAAGTTCGGCAAGGGTGGCCCAAAGCCGGGCGGGATCGGATCGATCGCGACAAGAATCGTGCGCAAGTTCCCGGTCTCCGTGCTGGTGGTGCCGCCGGACTTCCGCGATAAACTCGACACCATCGGCGTCGCAACCAACCTGAGCGAGGACGGCGACTGGGGTGTGGTGCGTGCTGCAATGCTCGCAAAGTCGCTCGGCATCAAGGAGATCACGCTCTTCCATACGTTCACAGTCCCAGCGGGATACGACCACTTCTGTCCATGGGATCAGGCAGTCGAGAAGATGCGCGCTGTTGCGGTGGAAGATCTAGAGGACATGAAGAAACGCCTCAAGGACAAGCTTCCTCCTGATGTCGCCATCAACGCCGTCATTGTGGAAGGCGCAGCCACTGACAAGATCCCCGCGCTCGCAGAAGAGCACAAGATCGACATTCTTGTGATCTCGACACACGCGCGCGCATCGGCGGTGCTGTCATTGCTCGGACACACCAGTGAGCAGCTTATCCGCAGTTCAAACTGCTGCATCTGGTGCGAGCGGAACCCGTCGCTGTTCCAGGGATGGTTCGATGGAATCAAGCATCTGTTTGATTGA
- a CDS encoding DUF1015 domain-containing protein: MPQVFPFTAIQYTDFTAIGTKIAPPYDVLSAKDKQALLHRDARNIVAIDLPHVPPKQLGPIEAYQDAATTLQLWLSDGTLARRGKPVMFAYRQSFDFLGQHYQRCGMCCTVETVPFGPRTGGGILPHEQTFSGPKEDRFALMRETQTQMSPIFGLHPDDDGAATKLVRSVMDSRDPDISTTLGEGPKLVTEEVWIIDDDETMKAYEDALDGEDVFIADGHHRYNTALNYLEYLKQAGDVAEDHPARRTMMVMVSMSDPGLAIGPTHRVLGGMAHYTFDAFCDTAKDLLSIETVSGGIDSIEAAMHSKGETHVNVLGLYDFATQRAAICTPRDPDPLQATCANRHESWRQLDVALVQHLIVEQICAPKLNDGNDVKWAFPHSIPEVLEIGEGSETGAGGGAGFAQLAVIVRPTPLQSVRDVSKANELMPQKSTFFYPKLATGLFMNPLA; this comes from the coding sequence ATGCCCCAAGTGTTTCCCTTCACCGCGATCCAGTACACAGATTTCACTGCCATTGGCACGAAGATCGCTCCACCCTACGACGTGCTTTCCGCAAAGGACAAACAGGCTTTGCTCCATCGCGATGCAAGGAACATCGTCGCGATTGATCTCCCGCACGTACCACCGAAGCAACTCGGCCCGATAGAGGCTTATCAGGATGCCGCAACAACGTTGCAGTTGTGGCTGAGCGACGGCACGCTCGCGCGCCGGGGAAAGCCCGTCATGTTCGCCTACCGCCAGTCGTTCGATTTTCTTGGGCAGCATTACCAGCGATGTGGCATGTGCTGCACTGTGGAAACCGTTCCCTTCGGCCCGCGCACCGGCGGCGGCATCCTCCCGCACGAGCAGACATTCTCGGGCCCCAAGGAAGACCGGTTCGCGCTGATGCGCGAGACTCAGACGCAGATGTCACCCATCTTCGGTCTACATCCCGATGACGACGGCGCTGCAACAAAGCTCGTCAGGTCTGTCATGGACTCGCGCGATCCGGACATCAGCACGACACTCGGTGAAGGACCGAAGCTCGTCACCGAAGAAGTCTGGATCATCGACGACGACGAGACAATGAAAGCCTATGAGGATGCACTCGATGGAGAGGACGTGTTCATTGCAGATGGGCACCATCGATACAACACAGCACTGAACTATCTCGAGTACCTCAAACAGGCTGGCGATGTTGCAGAAGATCATCCAGCACGCAGAACCATGATGGTCATGGTGAGCATGTCAGATCCCGGACTGGCAATCGGTCCGACGCACCGAGTGCTGGGCGGGATGGCGCACTACACCTTCGATGCGTTCTGTGACACAGCCAAGGACCTGCTTTCCATTGAAACAGTCTCCGGCGGGATCGACTCGATCGAAGCAGCAATGCACTCCAAGGGCGAAACGCACGTCAACGTGCTTGGACTCTACGACTTTGCAACACAGCGAGCGGCAATCTGCACACCCAGGGACCCTGATCCGCTTCAGGCAACGTGCGCCAATCGGCACGAGTCATGGCGCCAGCTTGATGTTGCACTTGTGCAGCATCTCATCGTCGAGCAGATCTGCGCACCAAAGCTCAACGACGGCAACGACGTGAAGTGGGCATTCCCGCACTCGATCCCCGAGGTGCTCGAAATTGGCGAGGGATCAGAAACGGGCGCTGGAGGCGGCGCTGGGTTTGCGCAGCTCGCGGTCATCGTGCGACCAACACCGTTGCAATCTGTACGTGACGTGAGCAAAGCCAACGAACTTATGCCACAGAAATCCACGTTCTTCTATCCGAAGCTCGCGACAGGGCTGTTCATGAATCCGCTGGCGTAA
- the pyk gene encoding pyruvate kinase translates to MQAQATQRSDVPSAQKVADPAMMVLGPSVNIAQPPARALTRIVATIGPASEHPDTVAKLIQAGVSIFRFNFSHGSFEDHKRRLDTVRGVAKLLRTPTACMGDLQGPKIRVGKVPSPGIELVAGRDVIIRPGAEVATTESWSGEQVVVLPTTYKQLVDEVEPGHRVLINDGLIRMLAVARAPDRGELLCRVTVGGLVTSGKGINLPQSQISAKAITDKDWECVHWAVEHGLDLLALSFVRTADEVLELKHALSGMCSIDRTKADHVADAGGASRIPVVAKIEKPQAVNNIEEIVEAADVIMVARGDLGVEMDISQVPVAQKSIIASCQHLAKPCIVATQMLETMVESATPTRAEASDVGNAIFDGADAIMLSAETATGKHPVLVVETMRRIADTAESFIAKGPERHGPPTRWRGSFDGVAALAHGAKYVAKDIGASLIACWSESGGAARVLSMFDFNIPIIAYSSDVRASRRMIVNRGVIPIVATPPASGIVADWIEQANRDLIQRGLAKPGDRAVMIAGKPVGQVGAVQAIVIHMFTPA, encoded by the coding sequence ATGCAGGCGCAGGCAACACAACGATCGGATGTACCGTCGGCACAGAAGGTGGCAGACCCAGCAATGATGGTGCTCGGTCCGAGTGTGAATATTGCGCAGCCGCCAGCACGTGCGCTCACGCGCATCGTTGCAACGATTGGACCAGCCAGTGAGCATCCTGATACGGTTGCAAAGCTCATCCAGGCGGGTGTGAGTATCTTCAGGTTCAACTTCTCTCATGGTTCGTTTGAGGATCACAAACGGAGACTCGACACAGTCCGTGGTGTTGCGAAACTGCTGCGCACTCCGACAGCGTGCATGGGTGATCTGCAGGGACCGAAGATCCGTGTTGGCAAGGTGCCATCGCCGGGTATCGAACTCGTTGCCGGGCGTGATGTTATCATTCGTCCCGGTGCTGAGGTTGCAACGACGGAATCATGGTCGGGCGAGCAGGTTGTTGTTCTACCTACAACATATAAACAGCTCGTCGACGAGGTCGAGCCGGGGCACCGCGTCCTGATCAATGACGGGCTGATCCGTATGCTCGCGGTAGCTCGAGCGCCGGACCGTGGCGAACTGCTCTGCCGCGTAACGGTGGGCGGACTTGTGACATCTGGCAAAGGCATCAACCTGCCACAGAGTCAAATTTCAGCAAAGGCGATCACGGACAAGGACTGGGAATGCGTGCACTGGGCAGTGGAGCATGGGCTTGACCTGCTCGCGCTCTCGTTCGTGCGCACTGCTGACGAGGTGCTCGAACTCAAGCACGCGCTGTCGGGCATGTGCTCGATCGATAGGACCAAGGCGGATCACGTTGCCGATGCTGGCGGCGCATCGCGGATCCCTGTTGTTGCCAAGATCGAAAAACCGCAAGCGGTCAACAACATCGAGGAGATCGTCGAAGCCGCAGATGTCATCATGGTTGCTCGCGGCGATCTTGGTGTGGAGATGGACATCTCACAGGTGCCCGTTGCACAGAAGTCAATCATTGCATCATGCCAGCACCTCGCAAAGCCATGCATCGTCGCAACGCAGATGCTTGAAACAATGGTCGAGAGCGCAACGCCGACGCGCGCAGAAGCGAGCGATGTGGGTAACGCGATCTTCGATGGTGCTGATGCGATCATGCTTTCTGCCGAGACCGCGACGGGCAAACATCCCGTGCTTGTCGTTGAGACAATGCGCAGGATTGCGGACACGGCGGAGAGCTTTATCGCGAAAGGCCCCGAGCGTCATGGACCGCCAACACGCTGGCGGGGGTCATTCGATGGTGTTGCGGCACTTGCGCACGGCGCGAAGTACGTAGCAAAGGACATCGGGGCCTCGCTCATCGCGTGCTGGTCGGAATCGGGTGGTGCAGCTCGTGTGCTGAGCATGTTCGATTTCAATATCCCGATCATCGCGTACTCGTCAGATGTCCGTGCGAGCCGGCGAATGATCGTCAATCGCGGCGTGATTCCCATCGTTGCAACACCACCAGCATCCGGCATCGTTGCCGACTGGATCGAGCAGGCAAACAGGGATCTCATTCAGCGGGGATTGGCAAAGCCGGGCGATCGTGCTGTCATGATTGCGGGCAAACCGGTGGGGCAGGTGGGCGCGGTCCAGGCGATCGTGATCCATATGTTCACGCCCGCGTGA
- a CDS encoding superoxide dismutase, whose product MTDALKLPDLPYPHNALEPVIDAKTMEIHHGKHHNGYVTNANKAMEGTNLVGKNPVEILEDLGNVPENIRAAVRNNVGGHVNHSLFWTIMAAPGNGGGGAPTGELATAINESFGSFDAFKEQFSKAAATRFGSGWAWLCVDGNGALMVTSTPNQDSPYSDGHTPILGLDVWEHAYYLHYQNRRPDYVSAWWGIVNWQKVAELFASARKLVGVAR is encoded by the coding sequence ATGACAGACGCACTCAAGCTCCCCGATCTTCCGTATCCGCACAACGCACTCGAGCCCGTGATCGATGCCAAAACGATGGAGATTCATCATGGCAAGCACCACAACGGATATGTGACGAATGCGAACAAGGCGATGGAGGGCACGAACCTTGTTGGTAAGAACCCTGTCGAGATTCTCGAAGATCTCGGCAATGTGCCGGAAAACATCCGTGCAGCTGTTCGCAATAACGTCGGCGGGCACGTGAACCACTCACTGTTTTGGACGATCATGGCTGCACCTGGAAACGGTGGCGGCGGAGCGCCCACCGGTGAACTTGCTACGGCGATCAATGAGTCGTTCGGATCATTTGATGCATTCAAGGAGCAGTTTTCAAAGGCTGCAGCAACACGCTTTGGCTCGGGCTGGGCGTGGTTGTGCGTTGATGGCAACGGCGCGTTGATGGTCACATCTACACCAAACCAGGATTCACCATACTCAGATGGTCACACACCAATCCTCGGGCTTGATGTCTGGGAGCACGCATATTACCTGCACTATCAGAACCGCAGGCCTGATTATGTCAGTGCATGGTGGGGTATTGTGAACTGGCAGAAGGTTGCAGAACTCTTTGCCAGCGCCAGGAAACTGGTGGGCGTAGCCAGATAA
- a CDS encoding extracellular solute-binding protein gives MAHEHPQVRDRTVALGVLALLLLVVAMPIVLRPKNRAAWPEDTQSLIILTPHVQQIREEFARAFDQWHQAKYGTRVRIDWRIPGGTSEIRRLLEAKYGAAIRQGKYTLDEHGVARFETGALEFDMMFGGGSYDHGKLAANNAARAAISGEEVAGPISAPPEPPFEQSQLDGWFGENVIGTGKLYHDDQYWFGTALSGFGFLYNRDVLRRLGVAEPKVFDDLTNPKLMGWIALVDPRMSGSVATLYESILNAKGFDEGWRILREMSANSRTFASSSTRTPIDVGQGEAAIGVCIDFYGRSQAQSVSQPGTPPELARVGYADPANEVYVDADPISILAGAPNPVVARHFVEFCLTEQGQSLWQFHARETGYSSHQTEDGLGPAKYELRRMPARRSMYERYMDRFVDKANPFLFASDAPNLRLRGSINVLMSSMAIDAHDELHHAWKMLNKARATSGFPASALAEMEAVFYAMPEVVDKDGQKVLLSAENATDFGSLWRDEITAAEARIACTRFFKGQYARVVVIAHEHGVR, from the coding sequence ATGGCACACGAACATCCACAGGTTCGGGACAGGACAGTTGCTCTCGGGGTGTTGGCACTTCTGCTGTTGGTTGTCGCAATGCCGATCGTGCTCCGCCCGAAGAACAGAGCCGCATGGCCCGAGGACACGCAGTCGCTCATCATACTAACGCCGCATGTCCAGCAGATTCGTGAAGAGTTCGCACGGGCGTTCGATCAGTGGCACCAGGCAAAGTATGGCACCCGCGTGCGCATCGATTGGCGCATTCCGGGCGGCACGAGTGAGATCCGCAGACTGCTAGAAGCGAAGTACGGCGCAGCGATCCGTCAGGGGAAGTACACGCTTGATGAGCACGGCGTTGCCAGATTCGAAACGGGTGCGCTCGAGTTCGACATGATGTTTGGTGGTGGAAGCTACGACCATGGGAAACTCGCGGCGAACAACGCAGCCCGCGCAGCAATCAGTGGTGAAGAGGTTGCAGGGCCGATCTCTGCGCCGCCGGAGCCGCCGTTTGAGCAGTCTCAGCTTGACGGATGGTTCGGTGAGAACGTGATCGGCACCGGGAAGCTGTACCACGACGATCAATACTGGTTCGGAACAGCACTCTCAGGGTTTGGTTTTCTCTATAACCGCGATGTGCTGCGGAGGCTTGGTGTTGCTGAGCCAAAGGTGTTTGATGATCTGACGAATCCGAAGCTGATGGGCTGGATAGCGCTCGTCGATCCCCGGATGAGTGGCTCGGTTGCGACACTGTACGAATCAATCCTGAACGCGAAGGGGTTTGATGAAGGATGGCGCATCCTGCGCGAGATGAGCGCGAACTCACGCACGTTCGCGTCAAGCTCCACGCGCACGCCGATTGATGTTGGCCAAGGTGAAGCGGCGATTGGCGTGTGCATTGATTTCTATGGGAGATCGCAGGCGCAATCGGTCAGCCAGCCAGGGACACCGCCCGAGCTTGCGCGCGTCGGGTATGCCGACCCTGCCAACGAGGTATACGTTGATGCCGATCCGATCTCTATCCTTGCTGGAGCGCCGAATCCGGTTGTCGCAAGGCACTTTGTCGAGTTCTGCCTGACCGAACAGGGCCAATCGCTGTGGCAGTTTCACGCGCGCGAGACGGGGTATTCCTCCCACCAGACAGAGGATGGGCTTGGACCAGCGAAGTATGAGCTTCGTCGCATGCCTGCTAGGCGCAGCATGTACGAACGGTACATGGATCGGTTTGTCGACAAGGCGAATCCGTTCCTGTTCGCGTCGGATGCGCCGAATCTGCGCCTTCGCGGATCGATCAATGTGCTGATGTCATCGATGGCTATCGATGCTCACGACGAACTCCATCATGCGTGGAAGATGCTGAATAAGGCTCGTGCAACGTCCGGATTTCCTGCGTCAGCCCTCGCCGAAATGGAAGCCGTGTTTTATGCCATGCCCGAAGTGGTCGATAAGGATGGGCAGAAGGTTCTGCTGAGTGCCGAGAACGCGACGGACTTTGGGTCATTGTGGCGTGATGAGATCACGGCTGCCGAGGCCAGGATTGCGTGCACTCGATTCTTCAAGGGCCAGTACGCTCGTGTGGTTGTGATTGCGCACGAGCATGGCGTTCGATAA